The Punica granatum isolate Tunisia-2019 chromosome 4, ASM765513v2, whole genome shotgun sequence sequence gaCTTTTAGACTTATAACTGGTTTAGGGGCCCTACTTCTCTTACTGAATTGAGagaataaattgtaaatatgTTTCTCAAAGGTCTGCTCTATCTGCTCATTTACTGCATCAACAAGTAAACTATGCTTTGATTGTCTTAACACATGGATGAAATTGTAATTAGATGGCTGTCCATTGCCATATATATGTTGTAACAGACAAAGGAAAAGTCTCCTTAAGATTTTCATCTGCTTTAGTATTGTCAAATCTTCAGTGTCGCCTTTTTGTTATCTTCGCCTTTAAAGAGGAATAATTTTGGCATCGTCATGAAAGATGATCAAGCTTAGTTTCTTTCTTGAATTTTGAACATAATGCCTCTGGTAAATTCTATATCAGATGCTGAGTTTTCTGTTACTTTTCCATGTAGCAAGAAAGTATGGGACCAAAAGGAGGGTTTAGTTACTATGTATTCGAACAGCTGTACGCAAGAAGACTGTTCTCCAAGCTTATGAGACTCGGGGAAGAGTTTCCAGAGGAGCTCTCTATTTTTCTCAAGCAGCATCGTGATCTCCTGTGGCTTCGCGGGGTGTTTCTCCATCAGTTTCCCTTGGCTTCGGAAACCCTTCATGAATTGGCTCTTTCTCAGGATGAGAGCTCTGGTTTGGAGGCTGATGAAGTGGCAGAATCAGGCTACAGGGACTTGACTCTTGCCGACAGAAAGCGTTTCCTGAAACTAGCAAAAATAGCTGCTTTAGCAGGTCTGCTGGTTCATTCTATGTCCGTTTGTTTATTATTCAACagttgttattttttaatgtagTTATGCTTGGGATCTATGATGAGTGAATGGTTCAGTAATTGCCCGGTCACTTATATTTGTGTGATcgcatattatatattatattgtcaTTTTCGTTTGACCAATTGGTGATATTATTtgctttctttgtttttgtcGGCTTCATCAACAGGCAATGATGATGATACAGAGACTAAGATGAAACGCCTCGAGGCTGATTTGAGAATTCCAAGTTACAGGTGTGCTTGATTTTGTAATTACTTTCTACCTAAGTATTATGAAATCCTAAGCGAACCATGTATTAACGAGTTTTTCCTAGCTACTGGAACACCTCAATGAAGAATCTTAGCAAAACATCGAGAAGCGGCTCCTCCGCCCTGAAGATCTCATTACATTGTGCCTCGATAGCAACAAGCCTGGGCTCActgttagtgatatgccctagagtttgatttatatatttggataattccttttatggtaataaaatttattctattattcgtatattgtctatgtttattagaataaagtccttaagatattttgaatacttcattcttaagagttaagaatatgagtggcgaagtaattcggtaagaatatctttaaactgttcacgatcgtAGGAGACTTAACTGGATATTATTTCTCCAGATAGATCGTCACCTCTATTTGTTTCCATTATTAGTatacagatactaatgaagatggagtagtgagtctcatgctatttGATAATTGTTATCATAACAGATATgtggatacttatatgataagtagtcgaacgtgacgtgcagataacattcatacggtaatttactaatgtcaattAATGTTGTctggatcgtattagtgcatatagtccttagacctgagatagaacgctatctcaagtataggtaattaagatttgctactgctaatgtatttgtgcttagcgtgagtattcggcagatagtggtcttagttagttatacttggagttaggtgtctgatcaagacgggattcactaacctgagtaaacagggaaaatgtcctatggatatgagttttatTCTAGATCGAGAAATCCTCGGCCGGGGTAGATAGACTTGAATAGAAATGAGTTTCTGTTCAAATGTTACggatctaagaatgaaattagagagtccatatgatcggctatagagtttggcatttaccgtAGCTCTAGCTAGATCGGGATCTTGTTGTGAAAGGATTCAGTGCATGGTATATACGATCATaggttcatcagaatgttccaattatacattcgtcatcttttggattgtcacgatatgctgctaggtgtcactcgtgaactttgggaaccaagggcattttgggaattatgcttTCGGTTACAGAAAGAGTTTTTGGTAgtatcaaatgagttgatactataatcccattgccatttgatgatgaacctagttagtcacacacattgagcgggtctaaaccgagaaaagaattaattctaattaaggaagttaattagaaattaattatcgaacgaggtttgcaatgtggttgcgagggtgctagcacatcctgaagccgagttcaatatcaaggataaatctaattaaggaaatacgatagtttctttatttggagagtttctataaatagatCGTCTATTTATGGAAACTCGTGTCGAGGActtattttatctttctttctaactGTAAGGgtaagtcattggatgacttaaattgtgaggactcatttgtgatttattaattaattcgaattaattaataattgcattttagtccttagggtaaagatatatatagatatgttcttacAGAAAACCCTAGAGAACGATCTATCAATAAGACCCGATatatgagagagaaagagaggaggcTTCAGCTGAAAAATTACAGCAGCTCAGCCACGTTATTTCTGAGGCAATTCGGAGTCTTCCTCGGCTCCAATTCGGTGTTTCGGTATTGTCCTTGACGTCCTTgaagagatcctttcattTCGTGACAATTCCGTTCGAGATCggtgacctagatcggagtgtacgggtcgagaggagtctaatctTGGTGGAGACGTGCTCGTGTGGACGAGCTAGAGGCCGGACACTTGGACAGCTAATTTGATCGACTCGAATCAATAAGGTTAGTGAAAAGTTCGTAACTTTTCTTATGGATTCATTGTGTGATGTTATCTATTCGTTTAGAAAGCGATTCTTATGTCAAGAtgtgatcttgaagtttttgatTAAATGAGCAtgcgataaaaatttgatttttaccgtaaTTAAACTTTCCGCTGCGCTCGTGCTCGGTTTTCCAACACTCACATTACGGGCATTTGAGATATTTGCATGGACTAGCTCCTCTTTCCGGAGACGGCACAGAGCCCTGTTAGAGGAGTGCTACCAACGAAGATGACTGGGGGGAACTGTATCGGGCATCCATGGCAGAAGGTTGGAGCGATGAAGAGACCATGAGGATTCTGAGAAGTACGGTGCTGTTTCAGGCTTCGAGCCGGTGTTATGGGCCTGAGGTCGAGACCTTTGAGGAAGGGTTCGACGAGGTGATGCCACTTAGGCAGGAGGGATTAGCGTCGAGGGACTTGGAATGCTCCGTGGAGGCGATACTGATGCAGCACAAGTTTTTCCCAGATGCAGGTAAACTCATGCTAACTGCGATCGAATTGGGTAATCTGCAGAGCATGGGTGAGGGCGAAGATGGTGCTGTGCCTATGGAGTGAATACGACACGCGCCTGATGGTTTAATCCTTCTGGGTATATTGTTATCCGCTACAAAATTGACCTTGAAGAAGAATTTAGCAGGGGATTGGATGGTACGTACTAAGTCAGGGCATTGATGAATCGGGTTCCAACGTGATTCGTCTATGTGGAGTCGGTTCACAAGGGGCGATTGCTTGCGTGTCACGTAAATATACAAGATGGATGTAGGTTTTGATCGGAAATCTTGAAGTTGCTGTACTTTTGTTCCACAATCCATATTAGTCTTTTCCGAGTTCTCTTTACAGGAATATATTCATTCTTCCAGGAAGGAATGAAtttcaagatatatatatatatatattactcttACATGTCTCATTTTAGTGCGAGATTAATGAGTTTGAGAACAGTTTCGAGATAGACATCGGTTCATAAACTAGCAATTGTCTCTGGGATACTGATGCTCGGTGTACGATGATATGTGATCTTCAACAAATaagggccgtttggattcagagttaaaagttactttgatgttgattttaattttgattgtggaaaatgacaaatgagatgtgattataaatttgacttgggaaacgtgtgtttttgttgtgtagtgtgttgagttaaagttaaagttaaaacttttgaattggaaaatgtgtatttttattgtatagtgtgttgagttaaaattaaaattaaaaatcagaTAACTCTTAATCCAAATGGGGCCTTACTGTCTTGTTTGGTGTCTTTGATCCCCCCGTTGATCGCGGTCTACTTTACCTGTCGTCCCATCCTCTCCCCGCTACTTTACTGACACCGGCAAGTCCGCCTAGAAAGAACAGAGCAGCTTCGGTTTCCACATTCCGCATCAGGAAAGGGGTAAAGGAACCCTTAAACCTGTTTCTGGGGCATTAGCTCGTTTCCTTCATTGGGGATACTAGTTTTGATGGCTCGATACGTCGGATTAATTACAGGGGAAACAAAAAATATGCGCTCGTGTTTCAGATTTACGCTATAATACTGTGAAAAATTTGAGACCTTTAAGACTATAACTATTAAGGAAGATGATAAATATGCGTCCTAGCGAAAATATCTACTGTCTATGCGGACCACTGTACTTTTACTCGACGCTAACGTCCATCAAGATAAATATTCTTCGGGTCGCCGCCGAAAAGCCCTCGACATTCATCCAGTGGCTAAAGTCATATTTGAAGCCTCTCGAGTGATTGATCAAGAGGCAGATAAATACTAGGGATATGCGCAAAGCATACGTCCGGATGTTTAAGACAtgcataatcaaaatcaaaattcaactttgAAACTAAACGCAATCTTAGGTTTTAAAGGGGatgggaggagagagagagaaaaaaaaaacggagggagggaaaaactaataaaaaaatctatttgaTTTCCTGAGTCAATTTGGCCAACTCTTAAGTCAATACAatctatttcattttattaagGTTTATGAGACACCGTGCGTGTGGAGGGTGCGGTCTGATCTCATAATGGGAAGGTCTCTGGCCGTCAATGGTAAAGTTACCTCGATGTTTCCGTACCCAAATTTATAACATCATCAAGGGTAATTTGGGTGGTAGTGTTTTCAAACGTTGTCCACCGCTCTGACCAAGAACCAAATATTCTCCGGCGTAAGTAAAAAGGGGCCACAGGGGAGACTTGCCTCCCCTATAAAATGGCAACTAAAGCCTCTCAAATTCAACATTCGACATCCACTAACCGACCGGATAGCATTATGAGTTCGATTACTCTCCTTGGCAGACCGTGGCGCCGGGTTTGGCTCGGTGGATGGTTCTTGGGGAGATTGCTGAACATCTCCAAGAACCGAACGGCTGCCTCCACCCCCCGCCCGGGCCCGCTGCTCTTGGCGCGGTCCTCAGCGACTGCTTATGCTGCCTTGCGGTCCGATCCATCTCCCACAGCTGAGGAATCTCAGGACCACTCCATTCAGATCACCGGAGATGACGACGATGATGATCAAGAGGGCCGTCTCGTTCGCTCACCTGCTCCGAGCTCGGGCGCGACGGAGCACCCCCAGAACTCCCATACCACTGCTGCTTCTGCTGTCCGCGAAGCTCCTGCCGAGCATGATCTCACGGCTCCATTGCTTGATCAGCTTTCGGATGAGCAAGCAAACTGCATGGAAGAGTCTCACGTCCTCCCCATTTGTGAtgagggggagggggagggggagggggagggggaggaggagaatACGAGCTCGAGCGAGGTCGCTGGTAATGCAGCCGTTGGATCATTTCAAGATGAACACCGGCTCGATCGTGATCATATCCGTCTGATGTTGAAAAGGAAGAGCTCAAGCTTTCTGCGGAGAGTCGGTGGGGTCAGAAAGGTCGCCTTGGTGCTTGGTACTGATCTGGAGATGGGGATCAACCCTGCCGATGATCAAGGCTTGCGGCCTAACCCGACTCCTCCAACTCCGGCTCCTAAGAAGTGTTATCTCCACTTTCTTTTGGAGGAGGCTTGCAAAAGCAGCATCGTCATGCTTCTCCTGGCTGCTGCGATCCTGTCCTTTCTCATCGGTATTGTTGCTGGCTAATGCTTTCATATCCACAGTACGACATTGAtattaattggaaaaaaagagtaaaaaaaaaaaaatccccctcTAATTTGAACTTGAGCATGTGATTTTTCTAGAAATAAATAATCCCATGTGATTTTTTCACTTTTGGTACTcaaacttttgtttttttcattattaccCTCGAACTTTTAACTCTTTTGCAATTTGATCCTACAAttgggggggaaaaaaacaaaaaggaaagggACCGGGGCCGCCGGTCGCCGAGGTTGCATGCATCCACGGAGGCAACCATGCCTCACGCTCAAACCACATGGGAGTTtttatactcttttttttccatattaaTTTGGCAATTCCTCATCGGTTTTCTCGAGCAGGTTTCAAGGCGCAAGGATTTAAGAATGGATGGCATGATGGGACTGCCATAGTTGCGGCGATTTTCCTTCTCATTACGGTTCGCTCAGCTGCCAATCTATATCAAGCGAAAAGGCTCGAGAAGGAGCTGCAAAAGAGGACCCACTTGTGGGTGAAGGTGAGGAGAAATGGAGAGGATCGATTCGTGGAGATTTACAGAGTCGTGGAGGGCGATGTGGTGAAATTGAAGAAAGGCAGCATCGTCCCTGCAGATGGTGTGTTTGTAGACGGCAGTGATTTGGTGTTGGAAGAGGTTCCGAACCCAAAAATCGACCGGGATCACAATCCGTTCCTCTTCTCGGGCTCCCGAGTAATGTCTGGAACTGGAACTATGCTCGCGGTTTCCACCGTCGATAGTAATTCGCAGTTGGTTAAAGAACATAGCCGACTCGACCTGAATGACCCTTCCCTTTTAGAAGAACGCGTGAACAGGCCTAGCAGAGACATGGACATTCTCGTTCTTGTTCTCTCGATTCTCATTCTGGTGCTGGCTCTAGTGCGGGTCTGGCATCAGAAGCCTGACGTTAGTGGTGAAAAACCTGAACTGAAGGGGGAAGTCCCAGTGAATCAGGTGATGAGCTTGCTCGAGAAGATTCTGCAGTTCCAGCAAAAAATGATTCGGGTTCTGACCTCCTTTCTTACAGCCATGGTGATCGTGCTGCAACACGGAGTTCCCTTCACCAGCGGTCTAACCCTCAAATGCTGGAACTTAAAGGCTGTGTCTGTCAAGATTCAAAACTGGTGGGCTTGTGCGACCATGGGCATCGTCACGATCCTTTATGTGGACTTGAATTGTGGGATGGATCAAATGGAAGTGGCCGAGGTTTTGATCGGTGAGAGGAATATAGCTTGTCCTGAGAAAGATTCCAAAACTCCGGACTTGGTTTTAGAATCTCTGCACCGGGCAATCGAAGTCTCAGCTCGTGTGCCAGATATTTCAGCCAGTCCAAGGAGCAGAATGCTTAGTGATTGGGCAAACTCAAAGTGGGACCTAAACGATAAGTTCGGGAACAACCAATATGCAATTCTTGATTCGAGGAAGCTGAAGTCTGGTAAGAAAGGGCTCGGGGTATCGATGAGGAAAGAAGGATCTGCAGATGAAGAGAGAATCCTGTATTTGCACTGGAAAGGAGCCGCTTCATCGATTATAGATATGTGCTCACACTATATCAATCAGGCAGGGATGGGATGCTCCCTGGACGGACGGAGGGAAATGCTCGGTTGCGTGATAAAGGATATGGAGGAGAGGGGTCTCATAACCATTGCTTTTGCTAGCCGGGAGATGGACACAGAGGAAATCAGGGAGGACGGGTTGAACTTGCTGGCTATAGTTGGCCTGAAGTTTATATGCTCCAATAGGACTAAATCAGCAGTGAGATATTTCAGAAGAGAGGGAATTCGGGTCATGCTGGTCTCAGAGGATGAACCCTCAGCCCTAAGATCCATAGTTTATGAACTTGAACTCAGAGGAGTTCAACAGCCGAACGAGGAGGAAGACATGCAGGAGATAACAATGAGGGAAGTTCTTAAACCTGAAGAAAACCACAGCATTGTGAGCAGCTTCAAAAAGGCGGGCGAAGTTGTTGCTGTCTATGGAGGAGGATCAACACCCGACATTGTCACCCTGAAAGAAGCTGATCTCGGGATCACGGATAGTGACAAGAGCACCCAGATGGCTAAGGACGGAGCTGATATGGTCCTCAGCAGAGGCATAACCTCTCTGGCCCAGCCCTTGGAGCTCGGGAGGTGTGCCTACCGCAACATTCAAGTCTTCTATTGCCTGCAGCTCTCGACCTGGATCTCTTGGTTTGTTCTCACCCTGGTAGTGACTGTCGGCTCTGGGGACTCCCCGAGGACGCCACTCCAACAGATATGGGTATATGCTGTCATGTGCTTCTTGGGAGGTCTGATGATGAGGATCGAGTGGAGTCCTCCGAGCTTAATTGCCCAGAAACCTGCTCCTAGGACCGTGGCTCTTATAAACCAATCCATGTGGGTCGAGATCGCTGGCCAGGTCTCATGCCAGTTGCTCGTGTTTTCCCTGTTCCAGTTCAAGGGACAAGACATTACCGGAGTGAGCAATGGCACACAGAGGGCCATGACGTTCGCTAGTTTAACCCTGTGTCAGGTAGTCGCCGGAAATCGACCTTAACCATACATCCCATTCCTTTCGCATCcctcaatttttaattatttcacaCGATTAGTTTACTACCACCAGAAGTCGGAAACCGTGTCGGTTGCTCATAAGCTTTTGGCTCTTCCTCGCACAAGGTACTGAATCTGATCAAGGCCACCAAGACTGGAACAATCAAAGAGCTCGCAGGGGTCCTCCGCCAGCACTACTGGTTCGTGGTGATCTTGGGGGTTATTGTAGCAGCCCAGGTGGTGCTGGTTCAGTTTGCGTGGAGTTTAACTGATGGTCTCCCGCTGAGCGGGACCCAGTGGATGCTGAGCTGTGGGATCGCCGTGCTCCCGTTGGTTCTGCACTCGACCGGGGAATTCCTGTTCTCGGTGATGTCCATTGATTTTCTTCCCAGGTTATCCGGACTGAGCTTCTGGTCCTTCTGGATGCCCATCTTCATCTTTTCCTCAATCCTCCTTGTCTCCGCTACGCAAATCATTCAACCTGAATTCAGTCACTAGCAGTGCGGTCCATTCCCTAGATCACGTCCGGGCACGAACCTTATGTGTATTAATTTCATCCCATTCCATTTCTACCGTTGTTGCTCTTTTCCTGGCAATGTGGCTTGCCTTAATTCCAatcaaatattgaaaaaaatataaataagtgTTATGGGCTCCACTTGCATAATatgtttttttctcttaataaaATTCGGTAAAATATTTCGTCCTTTTTTCTATGAATGGCCAGCCCGATCAGAAACTCGTTCGAGCACGACCTGCCCCTGACACACGAGATCTTCCTGTGCCACGTGGCGTGACGCCACCCACTATGTCTCAATGAAAAATCAGCAGCGAAATCCAAGCCACAGGAATGGACCAATGGGGTGATGCTGACGTGTACATATCCTAATCCACAGCATCATCCCCATTCCCCGTTATAAAccttctccctccctctctttaACTTCCACCTGCACATTGACTTCAACAGACTAAGCAAGGCTCACCTTCAGAGCTGTCCTCCACTGCAAACAATGGCCGCCTCTGTCATTCAGCAGTCCGCGTTCGCCGGCCAGACTGCCCTGAAGCAGTCGAATGAGCTCGTCCGCAAGATAGGGAGCTTCGGGGGCGGCCGCGTCTCCATGAGACGGACCGTGAAGAGCACTCCTCAGAGCATCTGGTAATtccttcccccccccccaaacaCACCTTCGCTGTGTCTTATAAGACCATGCCTTGTACTTAATAATGGGTTTGATCAGTGATGAAATCGAACGTACAAGACGAACATTTTCTACCGCGAGCAAATTCTGTTTGATATTAATTTCATACTAGCTATATTTTCATCCGTTCGGCTGTAAATACTCGCAATCTACTAATTCAGGCCGTATAATAACAAAATTTTGCTGCGCGCAGACAGATTCAAATTAAATTCTGAATGAATGTTCGGTGTGATGTGATGAACATGAACTGCCATTCGGAAAAGCCGGACAATAGAACGAGAATAATTTATGAGATGATAAATCAATATAAGAATCAAATATATTGGAGCAATTCAACATTCTTTTCTTGATCATCATAACTAGCTTGCTGATTGAAACTAATATACAATTTTTGACAGGTACGGACCTGACCGCCCAAAATACTTGGGCCCATTCTCCGAGCAGACCCCCTCGTACTTGACCGGAGAGTTCCCTGGTGACTACGGGTGGGACACTGCTGGTCTCTCAGCTGACCCCGAGACCTTTGCCAAGAACCGCGAGCTCGAGGTGATCCACTGCCGGTGGGCCATGCTGGGAGCCCTGGGGTGCGTCTTCCCTGAGATCCTTGCGAAGAATGGAGTCAAGTTCGGCGAGGCCGTCTGGTTCAAGGCTGGAGCCCAGATCTTCTCTGAAGGCGGGCTCGACTACTTGGGCAACCCAAACCTGATCCACGCCCAGAGCATTCTCGCCATCTGGGCCTGCCAAGTCGTGCTCATGGGACTCATTGAAGGATACCGGGTTGGTGGTGGCCCCCTTGGCGAAGGGCTCGACCCAATTTACCCCGGTGGTGCATTCGACCCACTTGGATTGGCAGATGACCCTGAAGCTTTTTCTGAGTTGAAGGTGAAGGAGATCAAGAATGGAAGGCTTGCTATGTTCTCTATGTTTGGGTTCTTCGTCCAAGCCATTGTCACCGGAAAGGGCCCCATTGAGAACCTCTACGACCATGTGGCGGACCCAGTGGCCAACAATGCTTGGGCCTACGCCACTAACTTCGTCCCTGGGAAATGAAGAGGCTTTTAAATGACATATACCTCTCAGCTGTCTGTGCCATTCATGAAGATTATTCAGCAGAAACTGATGTAATCTTGTAGCCGAGACCTGCTTTCTGATGAAACTGTTGTATGAGAAAAGACCACCGTTCTCCTATATGCTCCGAGTAAAATCTTCGATGCATTGTGCTGCTTCATCGAATCTATTTTTATATCCTTGAAATATATAggtaaaaaatattcaaagccAATGAATCACCAGAAATCATTGCAAGAGCACGATCCATTCCTGAAATGATGAAACCGACTATTATCTCTCACGGTAATCTCTCGATTGTATATTTTGGATAGTAGCTTAGTCACGGAATGGCAGTCATTGCAAACGCGAAGGTTTTTCATGATCCGAATGGGGATCCCAGGTTCTATGCTTATAAGACCAAAAGCTATAGCCAATCTTTCGCTGTGTGTTTCTAATTCAGCTTccttctcttcctctccttcAATACACAGTAAAACCTGACTAGTGTCTGGTACATGTCCTACCTTCTTCAATTTCTCTCTCATCTCGCCAAGCTTCCAGTAGATCTGTCGTGTTTGGCCATGCGATTTATCTCCCACTATAAACTCATGAAGTGTCCCTTGGTGCTCGATGGAACTACACCCAGGATCTTTACTGATTCCTTTGCTCTTCATCATCTCTCTCACTTGTGAAACTTTCTCCCAATGGCCCGCTGCAGCGTACATATTAGAAAGAAGAATGTAACAGCTAATGGTCTCGGGAGCGATTTCGATCAACTTGTGTGCTGCATACTCACCAATGCTTATGTTCCCTTGGATCCTTGACCCGCTTAGTAAACTCATCCAAATTATCTTGTTCGGTTTCATGGGCATTCCATCAATCACATTCTTCGCCTCTTTAATGCGACCGGCTCGACACAATAAGTCGACTAAGCAACCAAAGTGTTCAATGGTCGGTTCAATGCCGTATTCTCTTCTCATCATTTCAAAATAGCAGCGCCCATGGTCTACTAGTCCGGCATGATTACAAGCATTTAATACTCCGATGAAAGTGATGCCATTCGGTTTTAGTCCAGCTCTGCGCATTTTCGAGAAAAGATGCAGGGCTTCACCTGCCATCCCGTGCATCCCCAGACCGACAATGATGGCCGTCCAGTGGCCCAACTTCTTACTCTGTATCGATTGAAAAACAGCCAAAGCACTCTCAATGCTGCCACATTTTGAATACATGTCGATGAGAGATGTCCCGAGAACATCATCTAATTCAAATGCATTCTTCACCATGTAGGAATGGATCCATCTTCCCTTACTAAGAGTAGCAAGCCCGGAAACAGCGGACAGTGCACTGACTAATGTAGCACGATTAGGGCTGAAACCATCCCATAGCATTTCGCTGAAAACATCTACAGCATCCTTGAACTTTCCGTTCAAATCATAGCCAGCAATCATCGAATTCCATGTGATGAGATCCCTCATATCCATCTGACTGAACAAGCAAGCTGCATTAACAGAATCCCCCGACTTCATGTACCCATTGATCATCGCGTTCCATGAGACAAGATTCCGATTCGGCATGCTATCGAATATCTCCCTTGCAGTGTCGACCTTCCCGCACTTTGAAAACCCGTCAACCAATGCAGTCCACGAGAAGCAATCCTTCTCAGGCATTTCATTAAACACCTCCAATGCAAGGTCGACTTCTCCACATCTGGCATACCCATCTATCAATGAATTCCACGAAACCAAGTCCTTCTCCGGCATCTCATCAAACACGTTCCTCGCGGACCCAATGTCATGGCACTTTGCATACATACTGACGAGACTGCTCTGCACGAACTTATCAGTGCCAAGCCCGATCTTCATCGCGAGCCCATGGAGCTGCTTGCCCTCCTCGACCACTCCGAGTCGCGAGCAGCCCTTGATCACGCAGGGCAGGGTGAAGCTGTCGGGGGTGAACTCGTGGAGTAATTCGCAGAACAGGGAGATCGCGTCGTGAGAGCGGTGGTTCTCGACGTGGCACTTGATGATGACGTTCCAGGAGAGGAGGGTGGGCTTGGGAGCCCGGTCGAAGACCGAGAGGGCGTAGTCGAGGTTGCTGGTCTTCGGGTCGGCGTAGAGGGAGATGAGCTTGGAGGAGGTGGAGGGGAGAGCGAAAGTCGCGGTCTTGAGGGAGAGGGCGTGGAGCTGCTTCGGGTCGGGAGAGGCGGCGCAGGGAGGAGGGTGAAAGGAAGGCGAGAGCTTCAGCATTTGAGCTGACCTTGGAGGGTTTGGCCTTCGCGACCACCCGAAGACGACGGCGATGGAGAAGAAGATAACGGCGGAAAGGTCGACAGTCGGCGGGAACGAGGAGACAACTGATTAGAGGCAGAGTGGCACTATCGGTAAATTATACGAAGTTCAGGGGCAGTTTTTTTGGATGTATCCGGCAGGGAAAGAATATTATACGAGGCCCAGCCCATATTAGCAAGTATCCAGTTATGAAAATCTTGTGGCCCAAATTCGTTTGCTTGAGCCCAttgcttttttattatttccgTTTATAAGGAACGACGTGACATATTAGCGGATAGGGGAACGGGAAATAAAAAGCATGTAATTTCACTAGCGAGAATTGATAACGGATCCTCTTAAACGCGGTTCGAAAGTGTTGTTGCTGAATAATTTGttgatttaaaataaaaaaatatatatgtttgagaAAACTGTTCAAGtacaattgaaattaaaattgatgTTCTTTAAT is a genomic window containing:
- the LOC116203119 gene encoding pentatricopeptide repeat-containing protein At2g29760, chloroplastic-like, with amino-acid sequence MLKLSPSFHPPPCAASPDPKQLHALSLKTATFALPSTSSKLISLYADPKTSNLDYALSVFDRAPKPTLLSWNVIIKCHVENHRSHDAISLFCELLHEFTPDSFTLPCVIKGCSRLGVVEEGKQLHGLAMKIGLGTDKFVQSSLVSMYAKCHDIGSARNVFDEMPEKDLVSWNSLIDGYARCGEVDLALEVFNEMPEKDCFSWTALVDGFSKCGKVDTAREIFDSMPNRNLVSWNAMINGYMKSGDSVNAACLFSQMDMRDLITWNSMIAGYDLNGKFKDAVDVFSEMLWDGFSPNRATLVSALSAVSGLATLSKGRWIHSYMVKNAFELDDVLGTSLIDMYSKCGSIESALAVFQSIQSKKLGHWTAIIVGLGMHGMAGEALHLFSKMRRAGLKPNGITFIGVLNACNHAGLVDHGRCYFEMMRREYGIEPTIEHFGCLVDLLCRAGRIKEAKNVIDGMPMKPNKIIWMSLLSGSRIQGNISIGEYAAHKLIEIAPETISCYILLSNMYAAAGHWEKVSQVREMMKSKGISKDPGCSSIEHQGTLHEFIVGDKSHGQTRQIYWKLGEMREKLKKVGHVPDTSQVLLCIEGEEEKEAELETHSERLAIAFGLISIEPGIPIRIMKNLRVCNDCHSVTKLLSKIYNREITVRDNSRFHHFRNGSCSCNDFW